The following is a genomic window from Actinomadura sp. WMMB 499.
GGGTGCAGCGTGTGCTCGATCTTCGCCTTCGCGGCGGCGACGGTGGCCGGTGTGCCCCCGCCTCCCTTCGGTTTGCCCATGGGCAGAGTCTCCCGCACGCGTCCACCGCTTTTCGCCGGCGCACCGTTCCGCCGGACCGGTGCGTCCGGTCGCGTCCCGGTCGGGTCAGTTCGGGTGGAACGACCCGTCCAGGAACTGCCCGGCGGGGAGGGTCGGCAGCGCCCCCAGGATCCGGTTCTCGCGGCGGAGCAGGTCGCGTTCGGCCCGCAGCCGCAGCGCCGCGTCCTCGCATTCCAGCAGCCGCTGCTTCTCGTGCCCGTCCGTGATCAGTGACGACGCGATCAGGTAGGACAGCCGCACCGGGTCGGCCGGGAGGTCGATCTCCTCGGCGGGTCCGGCGCCGGCGGTGCGCAGCCGCTCCAGGTACCGGCCGAACAGCCACCGGACGTGCCGCGCCGCGGGCACCGGGTCGGGGCCGGGCTCCTCGGGCAGGTACTCGACCTCGCCCCGCAGGTAGGGGCGGGAGCGGTCCTGCTCCTTGAGCCGGAACCGGCGGGTGCCGACGGCCACGATGTCGTACCGGCCGTCCGCGTGCCGCGTCACGTCGTGCAGCTCGGCGAAGCACCCCACCCCCGACAGCCGCCGGGCCGCGTCGTTGCCGACCTCGTGCCCGAGTTCGATGTTCACCACGCCGAACCCGCGCGGCTCGGGCGTCTCCATGAGGTCGGCGACGAGCCGGCGGTACCGCTCCTCGAACAGGTGCAGCGGCAGCACCAGGCCGGGGAACAGCACGGTGCCCAGGGGGAAGAGGGCGATCCGCTCCGTCACTGTCTCTCCTGCGCTCCCGGGCGCCCGCCGGCAGGACGCACTCCCACAGCACTCTACGCCGCGGTTGATGATCTTGGTAAGCCGCGATTTTTCACATTGTGAAGTGGGAGTCACCCGCGCTCCCGGCGGGTGGGCGAGCGGTAACGTCGGTGCCATGCGGATGCTCGTCGTCGACGCCTTCACCGACCGCCCGTTCGCGGGGAACCCCGCCGGCGTCTGCCTGCTCGCCGAGCCCGCCGACCCCGCGTGGATGCAGCGGGTCGCCGCCGAGATGAAGCACGCCGAGACGGCGTTCGTCCGCCCGCTCGACGACCCGGACGCGGGCTGGGAACTGCGCTGGTTCACCCCGCTGGCCGAGGTGGCGCTGTGCGGGCACGCCACGCTGGCCGCCGCGCACGCCCTCGGCACGACCGCGACGGCCGACCCCGGCGCGCCGATCCGGTTCCGGACGCTGCACAGCGGAGTCCTGACGGTCACCGGCGGTGACGGCGGAGCGGGGCTGTCCATGGACTTCCCCGCCGTGCCGGCCGGGCCCGCCGAGGCTCCGGAGGGCCTCGCCGCCGCCCTCGGCGCCGAGATCCGGTGGACCGGCCGCAGCGCCCAGAACGACCTGCTGGCCGAGGTGGCCGACGCGCGGACCGTCCGCGGGCTCGCCCCGGACGCCGCCGCGCTCGCCCGGATCGACGCCCGCGGCGTCATCGCCACGGCCCGCGCCGACGCGGGCTCCGGCCACGACTTCGTCTCCCGCTTCTTCGCCCCGCGCCTGCTGCCGGGCGACGGCGAGGACCCCGTGACCGGCTCCGCGCACTGCACCCTCGGGCCGTTCTGGGGGGAGCGCTTCGGCCGCGACACGCTGACCGGGTACCAGGCCTCCGCGCGCGGCGGGGCCGTCCGCGTGGCGCTGCGCGGCGACCGGGTCGTCCTGTCCGGTTCGGCCGTGACCGTCCTGGACGGGACGCTGCACGCCTGAGCGGCACCCGGAGTGAGTCGTGTCTCGGCACGTGAGACGGTGCGCGAGGGGGCGGGGGCACTCCGTAGACTGGTCCGCGTGATTTCCCGTATCGACCTGCGCGGCCCGCTTCCCGGCGAGCTGCGCTCCGTGCTGCCCCGCGCCGAACTCGACGTCGAGGCCGCCCTGGACAAGGTGCGGCCCATCTGCGACGACGTCCGCCATCGCGGCTCCGCGGCGGTCCGGGAGCACACCAGCAGGTTCGACGGGGTCGAGCTGGAGAGCACCCGCGTCCCGGTCGCCGAGATCCACCGGGCCCTCGCCGAGCTGGACCCGAAGGTCCGCGATGCGCTGGAGGAGAGCATCCGCCGCGCCCGCATCGTGCACCGGTCGCAGCGGCGCACCGACGTCGCGACGCAGGTCGTGCCGGGCGGCACCGTCACCGAGCGGTGGATCCCCGTCGGCCGCGTCGGGCTGTACGTGCCCGGCGGCCGCGCCGTGTACCCGTCCAGCGTGGTCATGAACGTCGTCCCCGCCCAGGAGGCGGGCGTCGGGTCGCTCGCCGTCACCTCGCCCGCGCAGGCCGAGTTCGGCGGCCGGCCCCACCCGGCGATCCTCGCGGCGTGCGCGCTGCTCGGCGTCGAGGAGGTGCACGCGGCGGGCGGCGCCCAGGCGATCGCGATGTTCGCCTACGGCACCGCGGAATGCCCCCGCGCCGACCTGGTCACCGGCCCCGGCAACGTGTACGTCGCCGCCGCGAAGCGGCTGCTCAAGGGCGTGATCGGCATCGACGCCGAGGCGGGCCCGACCGAGATCGCGATCCTCGCCGACGGCACCGCGAGCCCGGTGGAGGTCGCCGCCGACCTGATCAGCCAGGCCGAGCACGACACCCTCGCCGCCGCCGTCCTGGTCACCGACTCGCTCGAGCTGGCGAACGCGGTCGAGGAGGAGCTGAAGGCGCAGGTCGCGCGCACCAAGCACGTCGAGCGGATCACCGAGGCCCTCGCCGGCCGCCAGTCCGGCATCGTCCTGGTCGACGACGTCGAGGCCGGGCTGAAGGTCGTGGACGCCTACGCCGCCGAGCACCTGGAGATCCACACCGCCGGCGCGGCCGCCGTCGCCGCGCGCGTCCGCAACGCCGGGGCGATCTTCGTCGGCCGGCACGCGCCGGTGTCGCTCGGCGACTACCTCGCCGGGTCCAACCACGTGCTGCCCACCGGCGGGTGCGCCTGCCACTCCTCGGGCCTGTCGGTGCAGTCGTTCCTGCGCGGCGTGCACGTCGTCGAGTACGACCGGGAGGCGCTCGCCGCCGCCACCGGGCGGGTCGTCGCGCTCGCCGAGGCCGAGGACCTGCCCGCGCACGGCGCCGCGCTCTCGGCGCGCTTCGACTGGGAGATTCCCTCGTGACCGATCTGTCCGATCTTCCGCTGCGCGACGACCTGCGCGGGAAGGAGCCCTACGGCGCCCCGCAGCTGGACGTCCCGTACGCGCTGAACACCAACGAGAACCCCTACCCGCCGTCCGAGGCGCTGGTGAAGGCGCTCGGCGAGGCCGTGATGGACGTCGCCGGGACGCTCAACCGCTACCCCGACCGGGACGCGGTCGCGCTCCGCGCCGACCTCGCGGCGTTCCTCGACGCCGACACGCCCGGCGCCGGGCTCACCGGTCGCCGGGTGTGGGCCGCGAACGGCTCCAACGAGATCATCCAGCAGATCCTGCAGGCGTTCGGGGGGCCCGGCCGCACCGCGCTCGGGTTCGAGCCGTCCTACTCGATGCACCCGGTCATCACGGGCGTGTCCGGTACCCGCTGGATCAACGCCGCCCGCGACGCCGACTTCGGTCTCGAACCGGCGCGGGCCGTCGCCGCCGTCGCGGAGCACCGCCCCGACGTGGTGTTCCTGACCTCGCCGAACAACCCGACCGGGACGTCCCTCCCGCTGGAGACGATCGAGGCGGTGCTGGACGCCGCACCGGGCATGGTCGTGGTCGACGAGGCCTACGCCGAGTTCCGCCGCGCCGGCACCCCGTCCGCGCTGACGCTGCTGGACGGGCGGCCCCGGCTGATCGTCACCCGCACGATGTCCAAGGCGTTCGCCATGGCGGGCACCCGCCTCGGCTACCTGGCCGCCGACCCCGCCGTCATCGACGCTCTGCTGCTGGTGCGGCTGCCGTACCACCTGTCGGCCGTCACCCAGGCCGTCGCCCGCACCGCCCTCGCCCACGGCGACGAGCTGCTCGGCACCGTCGAGGCGCTGCGCCGCGAGCGCGACGGGATCGTGGCGTGGCTGCGCGGCGAGGGCCTCACGGTCGCCGATTCCGACGCCAACTTCGTCCTGTTCGGCCACTTCCCGGACCGGCGCCGGGTCTGGGAGGGCCTGCTCGAGCGGGGCGTGCTGATCCGCGAGGTGGGGCCGCCCGAGTGGCTGCGGGTCAGCGTGGGCACCCCCGACGAGATGGCGGCGTTCCGCACCGCACTGAAGGAGAGTCTGTGACGCGCAAGGGCAGAGTCGAGCGCGGGACCAAGGAGACGCAGGTCCTCGTCGAGATCGACCTCGACGGGACCGGGCGGGTCGACGTGGCGACCGGG
Proteins encoded in this region:
- a CDS encoding LON peptidase substrate-binding domain-containing protein; translation: MTERIALFPLGTVLFPGLVLPLHLFEERYRRLVADLMETPEPRGFGVVNIELGHEVGNDAARRLSGVGCFAELHDVTRHADGRYDIVAVGTRRFRLKEQDRSRPYLRGEVEYLPEEPGPDPVPAARHVRWLFGRYLERLRTAGAGPAEEIDLPADPVRLSYLIASSLITDGHEKQRLLECEDAALRLRAERDLLRRENRILGALPTLPAGQFLDGSFHPN
- a CDS encoding PhzF family phenazine biosynthesis protein; the encoded protein is MRMLVVDAFTDRPFAGNPAGVCLLAEPADPAWMQRVAAEMKHAETAFVRPLDDPDAGWELRWFTPLAEVALCGHATLAAAHALGTTATADPGAPIRFRTLHSGVLTVTGGDGGAGLSMDFPAVPAGPAEAPEGLAAALGAEIRWTGRSAQNDLLAEVADARTVRGLAPDAAALARIDARGVIATARADAGSGHDFVSRFFAPRLLPGDGEDPVTGSAHCTLGPFWGERFGRDTLTGYQASARGGAVRVALRGDRVVLSGSAVTVLDGTLHA
- the hisD gene encoding histidinol dehydrogenase; translated protein: MISRIDLRGPLPGELRSVLPRAELDVEAALDKVRPICDDVRHRGSAAVREHTSRFDGVELESTRVPVAEIHRALAELDPKVRDALEESIRRARIVHRSQRRTDVATQVVPGGTVTERWIPVGRVGLYVPGGRAVYPSSVVMNVVPAQEAGVGSLAVTSPAQAEFGGRPHPAILAACALLGVEEVHAAGGAQAIAMFAYGTAECPRADLVTGPGNVYVAAAKRLLKGVIGIDAEAGPTEIAILADGTASPVEVAADLISQAEHDTLAAAVLVTDSLELANAVEEELKAQVARTKHVERITEALAGRQSGIVLVDDVEAGLKVVDAYAAEHLEIHTAGAAAVAARVRNAGAIFVGRHAPVSLGDYLAGSNHVLPTGGCACHSSGLSVQSFLRGVHVVEYDREALAAATGRVVALAEAEDLPAHGAALSARFDWEIPS
- a CDS encoding histidinol-phosphate transaminase — translated: MTDLSDLPLRDDLRGKEPYGAPQLDVPYALNTNENPYPPSEALVKALGEAVMDVAGTLNRYPDRDAVALRADLAAFLDADTPGAGLTGRRVWAANGSNEIIQQILQAFGGPGRTALGFEPSYSMHPVITGVSGTRWINAARDADFGLEPARAVAAVAEHRPDVVFLTSPNNPTGTSLPLETIEAVLDAAPGMVVVDEAYAEFRRAGTPSALTLLDGRPRLIVTRTMSKAFAMAGTRLGYLAADPAVIDALLLVRLPYHLSAVTQAVARTALAHGDELLGTVEALRRERDGIVAWLRGEGLTVADSDANFVLFGHFPDRRRVWEGLLERGVLIREVGPPEWLRVSVGTPDEMAAFRTALKESL